In Meleagris gallopavo isolate NT-WF06-2002-E0010 breed Aviagen turkey brand Nicholas breeding stock chromosome 2, Turkey_5.1, whole genome shotgun sequence, the following are encoded in one genomic region:
- the LOC104909849 gene encoding monocarboxylate transporter 10-like, translating to MCFFCSAAWVSSLSMGMVFFCSPIVSIFTDLFGCRKVAVIGAALGFVGLLSSSFVSTIEPLYFTYGVLFACGCSFAYQPSLVILGHYFKKRLGLVNGIVTAGSSLFTVSLPFLLRVLIDSVGLFNTLRVLCILMFILFLAGFTYKPLVSNTKDEGEKKSKFRFPPEKKIFNFSVFKVMSYRIWALGIPAALFGYFVPYVHLVSALFLFLHMT from the exons atgtgctttttctgttctgcagcatgGGTGAGCTCGCTCTCTATGGGAATGGTCTTCTTCTGTTCTCCAATAGTCAGCATATTCACAGACCTGTTTGGTTGTCGAAAAGTTGCTGTTATTGGAGCTGCATTAGGTTTTGTTGGACTCCTGTCAAGTTCTTTTGTAAG caCCATTGAACCTCTGTATTTCACCTATGGAGTATTATTTGCCTGTGGCTGCTCATTTGCTTACCAGCCGTCTTTGGTCATTCTTGGGCACTACTTCAAGAAACGCCTTGGACTAGTAAATGGCATCGttactgcaggcagcagcttgTTCACTGTGTCTCTGCCCTTCCTCTTGAGAGTTCTGATTGATTCTGTTGGCCTGTTCAACACATTACGGGTCCTGTGCATCctcatgtttattttgtttttggctGGCTTTACGTACAAACCTCTTGTTTCCAACACCAAAGAcgagggagaaaagaagagcaaGTTCAGATTTCCTcctgaaaaaaagattttcaattTCTCCGTTTTCAAAGTCATGAGTTATCGAATCTGGGCTTTGGGGATTCCTGCTGCACTTTTTGGATACTTTGTGCCTTATGTTCACTTGGTAAgtgcactttttctttttcttcatatgaCGTGA